The Candidatus Deferrimicrobium sp. genome window below encodes:
- the metK gene encoding methionine adenosyltransferase → MGMREFLFTSESVTGGHPDKVADQISDAVLDEILRQDPRGRVACETMVTTGLVVVAGEITTKAIIDFPDVVRKAVADIGYTGNSKGFDAHNCAVVTAIDRQSVDIAQGVDRGDEEKQGAGDQGMMFGFACDETVELMPMPISFAHKICARLTEAREKKVLPWLRPDGKSQVTVRYVDGVPREVTAVVCSTQHAEEVGRKALTEGVLEEVVRKAVPRDLLSKKVKFYINPTGRFVVGGPHGDTGLTGRKIIVDTYGGYSRHGGGAFSGKDPSKVDRSAAYMARYVAKNVVAAGLASKCEMQLAYAIGVAEPVSIFVETFGTANVPEEQIGRAVMDTFDMRPARIIRELNLLRPIYRKTAALGHFGRELPEFTWEKTDKVRALRKAAGHGG, encoded by the coding sequence ATGGGCATGAGAGAATTCCTTTTCACGTCCGAATCGGTGACGGGCGGGCACCCCGACAAAGTGGCGGACCAGATCTCCGACGCGGTTCTGGACGAGATCCTCCGACAGGATCCCCGCGGACGGGTGGCGTGCGAGACGATGGTGACCACCGGGCTGGTCGTGGTGGCGGGGGAGATCACCACGAAGGCGATCATCGATTTCCCGGACGTGGTCCGCAAGGCAGTCGCCGATATCGGCTACACCGGGAACTCGAAGGGGTTCGACGCCCACAACTGCGCCGTGGTCACGGCGATCGACCGTCAGTCCGTCGACATCGCGCAGGGGGTCGACCGGGGCGACGAGGAGAAGCAGGGCGCCGGGGACCAGGGGATGATGTTCGGTTTCGCCTGCGACGAGACGGTGGAGTTGATGCCGATGCCGATCTCCTTCGCCCACAAGATCTGCGCGCGGCTCACGGAGGCGCGGGAGAAGAAAGTGCTCCCGTGGCTGCGGCCCGACGGGAAGAGCCAGGTGACGGTGCGCTACGTGGACGGCGTCCCCCGCGAGGTGACCGCCGTGGTCTGCTCCACCCAGCACGCCGAGGAGGTGGGGCGAAAGGCCCTCACCGAGGGGGTCCTGGAGGAGGTCGTCCGGAAGGCGGTGCCGAGGGACCTGTTGTCGAAGAAGGTGAAGTTCTATATCAACCCCACGGGGCGGTTCGTCGTCGGGGGCCCCCACGGCGACACGGGGCTCACCGGGAGAAAGATCATCGTCGACACCTACGGGGGATACAGCCGCCACGGCGGCGGTGCGTTCTCCGGCAAGGATCCTTCCAAGGTCGATCGAAGCGCGGCGTACATGGCCCGGTATGTGGCCAAGAACGTCGTCGCTGCGGGACTCGCCAGCAAGTGCGAAATGCAGCTCGCCTACGCCATCGGCGTCGCCGAGCCGGTGTCGATTTTCGTGGAGACTTTCGGCACGGCGAACGTCCCGGAGGAGCAGATCGGACGCGCGGTGATGGACACCTTCGACATGCGGCCGGCCCGGATCATCCGGGAATTGAACCTGCTGCGCCCCATCTATCGGAAGACGGCGGCCCTCGGTCACTTCGGGCGGGAGCTCCCCGAGTTCACCTGGGAGAAAACCGACAAGGTCCGCGCGCTGCGCAAGGCGGCGGGACACGGCGGGTAA